A region of Sphingomonas crusticola DNA encodes the following proteins:
- a CDS encoding DUF1800 domain-containing protein, with protein sequence MSLSNLQAQAIALNRFGLGVRPDDAPPANPKKWLLDQFDRFEVKPAAFAALPPPGSLARAYFQEVGELIKKMGAAAAPAMPAPTPPPAMPPAPPPVAMADDMRAKLQRQERRQALNVEVRDTYRLAVNARMRNALTTDAPFAERLASFWSNHFALSVEKPQVGIYAADFELTAIRPHILGRFEDMLIAVEQHPAMLYYLDQFRSVGPNSPFGARAALRQPNRKTGLNENLAREIMELHTLGVRTGYSQADVTEFARAMTGWSVGGLGPMAAQDNVELGAFMFRSGIHEPGSRAIIGKTYAQSGEAQARAVLHDLATSPATARHISTKLARHFVADDPPPALIDRMSRAFVSSRGGLPAVYRVLIDAPEAWTPGARKFKTPWDWTVSSLRALGRRDLGKMDASSMLNQLGQPIWKPGSPAGYDDLSASWAAPDALMRRVELAQRFAAAAGGQVDARDLAPRLLPGQVTPATAAALAQAESGPTALALLLVSPEFQRR encoded by the coding sequence ATGTCGCTCAGCAATCTCCAGGCGCAGGCGATCGCCCTCAATCGCTTCGGGCTGGGCGTTCGCCCGGACGACGCGCCGCCGGCCAACCCCAAGAAATGGCTGCTCGATCAGTTCGACCGCTTCGAAGTCAAACCCGCCGCCTTCGCCGCTCTGCCTCCGCCCGGTAGTCTCGCCCGCGCGTACTTTCAGGAGGTGGGCGAGCTTATCAAGAAAATGGGCGCGGCGGCTGCGCCTGCAATGCCCGCACCGACGCCCCCGCCCGCAATGCCGCCGGCTCCACCTCCCGTTGCGATGGCTGACGACATGCGGGCCAAGCTGCAGCGGCAGGAACGCCGGCAAGCGCTCAACGTCGAGGTGCGCGATACCTACCGCCTTGCGGTCAATGCCCGCATGCGAAATGCGCTCACGACGGACGCACCATTCGCCGAGCGGCTGGCGAGCTTCTGGTCCAATCATTTCGCGCTGTCGGTCGAAAAGCCGCAAGTCGGCATCTACGCTGCCGATTTCGAACTGACCGCGATCCGCCCCCACATCCTGGGCCGGTTCGAGGATATGTTGATCGCCGTCGAGCAGCATCCGGCGATGCTCTATTATCTCGATCAGTTTCGCTCGGTCGGGCCGAACAGCCCGTTCGGCGCCCGCGCGGCGCTGCGGCAACCCAACCGGAAAACGGGCCTCAACGAAAATCTCGCGCGTGAGATCATGGAGCTACATACGCTGGGAGTCCGTACCGGCTACAGCCAGGCCGACGTGACGGAGTTCGCCCGCGCGATGACCGGCTGGAGCGTCGGCGGACTTGGCCCGATGGCGGCGCAGGATAATGTCGAACTCGGCGCCTTCATGTTTCGTTCCGGCATTCACGAGCCGGGCAGCCGCGCCATCATCGGCAAGACTTACGCGCAAAGCGGCGAGGCGCAGGCGCGCGCGGTATTGCACGATCTTGCCACCTCGCCAGCCACCGCGCGGCACATCTCGACCAAACTGGCGCGCCACTTCGTCGCCGATGACCCGCCGCCGGCCCTGATCGATCGAATGAGCCGCGCTTTTGTGTCCAGCCGCGGCGGTCTGCCCGCGGTCTATCGCGTCCTGATCGATGCGCCCGAGGCATGGACGCCCGGTGCGCGGAAATTCAAGACGCCGTGGGATTGGACGGTGTCTTCGCTACGCGCGCTGGGCCGGCGGGATCTGGGCAAGATGGACGCGTCATCGATGCTCAATCAGCTCGGTCAGCCGATATGGAAGCCAGGCTCGCCTGCCGGCTATGACGATCTGTCGGCCAGCTGGGCCGCGCCGGACGCACTCATGCGTCGCGTCGAGCTGGCGCAGCGCTTCGCCGCGGCCGCAGGCGGGCAGGTCGATGCGCGCGATCTTGCCCCCAGGCTGCTGCCGGGACAGGTCACGCCTGCGACTGCCGCCGCCTTGGCCCAGGCGGAAAGCGGCCCGACCGCGCTCGCCTTGCTGCTCGTCAGCCCTGAATTCCAGCGGAGATGA